TGCTCGTGTCGGCCGTCCGGGGTGACGAAGGCCAGCATGACCTCGTTTTTCTGCTGCGAGTGAATCTCGAACAGGTAGCCGCCTGCCAGCCGTTCATGCAGCTCGTCGGCGATATGGTAGAGGGTGAAATAACTTCTGAGCATGTCTGAAAAATCGATCTCGCAAATTGTTGCCAAGCAAGAAGATGAGGGAGAAGGCTCAGCCGTTCAAAAATATTGCGCAGCCGCTTTCTTTACTCTATTTTCCTGAAACAATCTAAAAAGAAGATAACTATGCAGGAAGAAAGCAAAAGCGGTTGTGGTTGCAGTTCGCGAGGCGAAAATGGCGCTGGTGAGCAGGCGCGGCTCGGGTGGCACGAATATTTCATGTGCGTAGCGCACCTCATTTCACGCCGGGCGACCTGCACGCGGGGGCACATCGGTGCGGTGATCGTGCGCGACAACAACATCCTCTCGACCGGCTACAACGGCGCGCCTTCCGGACTGCCGCACTGCAACGAGACCAACTGCAAAATCTACCGCAGTACCCATCCCGACGGCACCGTCGAGGAGAACTGCGTCAACACGATTCACGCCGAAATCAACGCCATCGCACAGGCCGCCAAGCACGGTGTATCGATAAAAGATGCCGATATTTACATCACCGCCAGCCCCTGCATCCACTGCCTGAAGGTGCTCATTAACGTGGGCATCAAAACCATTTATTACGACAAGCCCTACAAGATCGAGCACATCGCCGAGCTGTTGCGCCTGTCGGGTATCAAGCTGGTGCAGGTGCACGCCGAAAACTGCTGAAGGGGGACGGCGCGATGAATCCAAATGTGGGGATGCGTCCGGAGGACGAAGGCCACATGCGGCGATGCCTTGAACTGGCCGAGCGCGGCGCGGGCAGCGTGAGTCCGAATCCGATGGTCGGTTCGGTGATCGTCCATGACGGGCGTGTCATCGGCGAGGGGTGGCACCAGAAGTACGGTGGGCCGCACGCCGAGCCGCACGCCATCGCGTCGGTCGAGGATGAGGCGCTGCTCCGGCAATCGACGCTGTACGTCAATCTGGAGCCGTGTTCGCACCACGGCAAGACGCCGCCGTGCGCCGACCTGATCGTTGAAAAGTGCATTCCGCGCGTTGTCGTTGGTTGCCTCGACCCGCACAAGAAAGTGGCTGGCAAAGGGATTGCCCGGCTCCGGGAGGCGGGCGTCGAAGTGACGGTTGGCGTACTCGAAGCGGAGTCGGAGCGGCTCAACGAGGCGTTCATGACCTCGCATCGCAAGGGCCGACCGTTTGTGGCGCTCAAGACAGCGCAAACGCTCGACGGGCGTATCGCCACCTCGCTTGGCGCGTCGAAGTGGATCACCGGCGAAGCGTCGAGGTGCGAGGTGCACCGGCTGCGATGCGCGTATGACGCCGTGCTGTGCGGCGCTTCGACTGCGCTGGCCGATGACGCCGAGCTGACCGTTCGCTTCTGCGCTGGCCGCCAACCGCTTCGCGTGCTGCTCGATCCCCGGCTTCAGGTGCCGCACGAGTTCCGGATTTTTAACGATGCGGCCAAAACGCTTGTCTTCGCACTTCGAGATGAGGCTGAGCCTGTGTTGGTCAGCCAGCTCGAAGCACGAGGCGTCGAGGTGGTTCTAATCGGCCAGTCTGAAGGCACCCTCGATCTCGCGCAGGTGTTTGCGGAGCTGCACCGTCGGCGGGTGCTCTCGGTGATGGTCGAAGGCGGCAGCCGGTTGTCGGCCGCGATGGTCAGGTCTGGAATCGTGGACAAGTACTACGTGTTCATTGCTCCGAAACTCTTTGGTGACGATGGGTTGCCCTCATTCGGGCCACTCGACGTCATTCGTCCCGACATGGCCACAAAGCTCAGTTTCACGCGAGTCGAGAGGTTCGGCGAAGACCTGCTGGTCGAAGCCTATCCGGTACGCTGATGGCAGGATTTTTTCAAACGTAACGGCAACAACAATCGAGAGAGTGTAAACGCTTTTTCCGGAGGATTCATGAAGAACGACGATCTTGGTAAACTGATTCTGCGTTTGTGCGTCGGGGGGCTTATGCTCTTTCACGGCGTGCACAAGCTGATCTATGGCTACAGCTTTATCATCTCGAAGCTCAAAGATGCGCATTTGCCCTGGCTGCTGGTTCTGGGCGTGCCTGTCGGCGAGGTGGTGGCTCCGTTGCTCATCGTGTTGGGGCTTTACACCCGGCCTGCCGCGCTCATTCAGGCTTTCCTGATGGGCATGGCTGTCTGGCTCGTCCACATGGGCCAGCTCGCCTCGCTTGGTCCGCACGGTGGCTACGCACTCGAACTTCAGGCCTTCTACTTCTTTGGTGCTCTTGCCGTGGCTTTTCTCGGCGCGGGTCGTTACGGCGTCGCGAAGCCGGGTAAATGGAACTGAGCAGGGCCTTCCCTTTTTCCACCCGCTGCGATTGATTGCCATTCCGTCCGAGCCCCTCTCAGGACGGGATGGCTTTCTTTTTTTTGCGGTTTCGCATCAGATCAACTTACCAGACATACGACAAGTGAATGGCCACGTTATTCACGAGTGAAACGGTGATCGATGCTTGATTGCGCAGGAGCAGGGGAATCGGTGGGCATTTGCGTTATATTGAATCCTTTTTTAGCGCTAAACAGGATGGGGCATGGTTCTTCTGACGGTCGAGGGGATTGGCAAGACGTACGGGTTGAAAACGCTGTTCACGGATGTGTCGTTCGGCATCGATGACCGCGACAAGGTGGGCATCATCGGCGCGAACGGCAGTGGCAAGAGTACGCTGATGAAAATTCTGGCCGGCAGCGAGACGCCCGACACCGGGAGGGTGATGGTGTCGAAGGAAAAGAAAATCTCCTACCTGCCGCAGGTCTCGCCGTACGACGCGGACGATACCGTGCTCGAAGCGGTGCTGAAGTCGGGCGATAAAGTCATGGCGCTGATCTGCGAGTACGAACTGGCTCTTGAGGCGCTCGACCATGCAGACGGTGACCAGACCGCGCTGATCGAGAAGGTGACGCACCTGTCGCATGAACTCGACGTGAAGGGCGCGTGGGAGCTGGAGTCGAACGCCAAGGCGGTGCTCGGCAAGCTCGGCCTGAACGATCTGACGGCGAAAATGGGCACGCTCTCCGGCGGCCAGCGCAAGCGCGTCGCGCTCGCCCACGCCCTTGTGGTGCCGAGCGACGCGCTGATTCTCGACGAGCCGACCAACCACCTCGATGCCGACAGCGTCGAGTGGCTCGAAAGCTACATCCGCCGCTACGCCGGGGCGGTGATTCTCATCACGCACGACCGCTACTTCCTCGACCGCGTTGCCACCCGTATGATCGAACTGGACGGCAAAACGGCCAAAACCTACACCGGCGGCTACGCGAGCTACCTCGTTCAGAAGGAGGAAGAGGAGGCGCAGGAGATTCGCGACGAGTGCAAGCGCAACGCACTCGCCAAGCAGGAACTCGAATGGATGCGCACCGGCGCTAAGGCCCGCACCACCAAACAGAAAGCGCGCTTGCAGCGAGCCGAAACGCTGGTCTATGCGCCGAAAAAAGAGCAGAAACAGGAGATGGAGATCGGCTTCGGCGCGGAACGGCTCGGCAACAAGATCGTCGAGTTTCACGACGTCTCGAAATCGTGGGGCGAGAAGAAGCTGCTTCGCTCGTTCGACTACCTGCTCGAAAAGGGCGACCGCATCGGCATCATCGGCCCGAACGGTTCCGGCAAGACCACGCTGCTCGAAATGATCGCCGGACGCACGAAGCCCGACAGCGGGCGCATCGAGATCGGCCCGACGGTCAAAATCGGCTACTACGATCAGGAAAGCCGTTACCTCGACGACGAAAAGCGCGTCATCGAGTACATCAAGGAGGAGGCCGAGCAGATCAAAACGAAGGACGGCACGCTGGTCTCGGCGGCCAAAATGCTTGAACGGTTCCTCTTCGCCCCGTCGGCGCAGTACAATCCCATCGGCAACCTCTCCGGCGGCGAGCGGCGGCGGCTCTACCTGCTGCGTCAGCTCATCGGAGCACCGAACGTGCTCCTGCTCGACGAGCCGACCAACGACCTCGACATCCCCACCCTGCGCGTGCTCGAAGACTACCTCGACACCTTTCCGGGGTGCCTCGTCGTCGTCAGCCACGACCGCTACTTCCTCGACCGCACCGTCGAGCACATTTTCGCCTTCGAGGGCGACGGCATTGTGCGCCGCTATCCAGGCAACTACAGCGTCTATCTCGAAATGAAAGCCGCCACCGCTGCCGAAGAGCAGGCCGCCAAGCCCAAGCCCGCGCCCGCCGCAAAACCCGCGTCCGAGTCGCCGAAGCCGACATCATCGCCCAAGCAGCGCAAACTCAACAGCAAGGAGAAGCGCGAACTTGAGCAACTCGAGCAGGCCATCGCCGAAGCCGAAGAGCGTCAGGAAGCGATCAACGCCGAACTCTCCGCCGCCGGTTCTGACTTCGAGGCGGTACAAAGGCTGGGTGACGAACTGCACAAGATTCAGGAGAAGCTCGAAAGCGACATGGAGCGCTGGGGCGAGTTGGCAGAGCTGGCGTGACGGGAAGCGTGGACGGCGTGGACGGGAAATGAAACGGTGTCGTAGGGGCGAACCTGTGTGTTCGCCCTTGCGGGAGATTACCGGGAATTTGTAGGGGCAACCCTTGCGGTTGCCCATTTGGGAATGCCGAAGAATATCGCGCTTAACAAAATCAGCACCCTGCGCTGTATCGTCGTCTTTTCTTACTCCCAATCGTCCTTTAAGACCCATTCTTCGCACAAAACGCACAACCCGCCATGATCTCGACAATCAACACTCGCCTCGAAGCGCTCGCTGACTTGCCTACGGCGGCAATTCTTCGAGGCTTTTTCAAGACCGGCCCCGGCGAGTATGGCGAGGGCGACCGGTTTCGCGGGATTCGCGTGCCGGTGTTGCGTAAACTTTGCCGGGAGTTCCGGCACGCGGGCATCGAGGTGATCTCAGAGCTGCTCGAATCGCCGTGGCATGAAGACCGGATGCTTGCTTTGTTGCTGCTCATGGAGCGCTATCGCGCGTCGAGCGAAAGCGGCAGGGAAGAGCTGTACGACTTCTACTGCTCACGAAGCGACCGCGTCAACAACTGGGATCTGGTCGATGTCTCTTGCCCGCACATCGTCGGCCGCCACCTGCAGACCCGCGATCGCTCGCCGCTCTACCGCTTCGTCGAGTCCTCGAATCTCTGGGAGCGCCGCATCGCCATCGTTTCCACCTTTCACTTTATCCGCGACAACAATTTTACCGATACTCTCATTCTCGCCGAACGCCTGCTCGCCGACCCCGAAGAGCTGCTCCACAAAGCCACCGGGTGGATGCTCCGTGAAGTCGGCAAGCGCGATCAGCCCCAGCTCGAAGCCTTCCTCGAAGAGTATGCCACAGTCATGCCGCGCACCATGCTTCGGTATGCTATCGAGCGTTTTCCAGAGGAGGAGCGGCTGGCCTATCTGAAAAAGCGCTAAGTGCCGAGCAGCGAGAGGATGGTTCTTTTTACAGGGGAACTTTTATGACTTCTTACGCTGTTTAAATAAAACAGTGAGCAGTAGAAAGCCTGACGTGGCTCTAAGAACTTGTTCGTAAATAAGATGCTCTTTGCTGGAGCCATTGATTGTGTCCATTTTTATTGAGCAAAACCGTATAAAAAACGAACTCATAGCGACTGGAGTTGTTCCTGATAGAGTTCTGTAGCACCATCAAATTTATTTACGAACAAGATCTAAGTATCTGACCACTTACGTCATATCTCTTACTTGAACTTGTGCCATCCACAGTTCCGTATCAAATGAACAAGTCATTTGATACAATCAGTACCCAGTACATTATTGTTTAATCGCTTGCGCAACAATGAGTTATTTGTTGAGGCAGGAGGTGTTTATCGTCTTTTTCATAGGGCGCCTCGAAACGTGATTATTGCTTTTTATTACTGCATTTTTTTGTTTGCTCGCTGTTGTTCAGTCCGCTTCACTCTCGTCGATCAGATGCGGGCATAACGATTTTTCAATGAAAACAAAGGGACGGTGTAAAATGCTTGAGACCATTGCCATCATATTGATAATCCTCTGGCTGCTTGGATTGGTAACCTCTTACACCATGGGAGGGCTGATTCATATACTTCTCGTTATTGCGATCGTGGTGATTGTGATTCGTCTCATTCAAGGACGACGGATTTTGTGATGTGATGACTGAATTCAGCAAAGCAGGTCGTTGCATCAGCAGGTCAGCCACTGGTATGAGCGCGATCGGCGTGATGAGAAGAGAATGAGGCATTACGCCGATCCTCCGAATCGAGATGAAAAACGATAGTGGACTGTGTGTGATGAGGGATTGTTGGCTGATGGAGCGATCTGGAAAGTTTTTGATAAAAAACATGTTAG
This portion of the Chlorobaculum parvum NCIB 8327 genome encodes:
- a CDS encoding deoxycytidylate deaminase, encoding MQEESKSGCGCSSRGENGAGEQARLGWHEYFMCVAHLISRRATCTRGHIGAVIVRDNNILSTGYNGAPSGLPHCNETNCKIYRSTHPDGTVEENCVNTIHAEINAIAQAAKHGVSIKDADIYITASPCIHCLKVLINVGIKTIYYDKPYKIEHIAELLRLSGIKLVQVHAENC
- a CDS encoding DoxX family protein, with the protein product MKNDDLGKLILRLCVGGLMLFHGVHKLIYGYSFIISKLKDAHLPWLLVLGVPVGEVVAPLLIVLGLYTRPAALIQAFLMGMAVWLVHMGQLASLGPHGGYALELQAFYFFGALAVAFLGAGRYGVAKPGKWN
- a CDS encoding ABC-F family ATP-binding cassette domain-containing protein yields the protein MVLLTVEGIGKTYGLKTLFTDVSFGIDDRDKVGIIGANGSGKSTLMKILAGSETPDTGRVMVSKEKKISYLPQVSPYDADDTVLEAVLKSGDKVMALICEYELALEALDHADGDQTALIEKVTHLSHELDVKGAWELESNAKAVLGKLGLNDLTAKMGTLSGGQRKRVALAHALVVPSDALILDEPTNHLDADSVEWLESYIRRYAGAVILITHDRYFLDRVATRMIELDGKTAKTYTGGYASYLVQKEEEEAQEIRDECKRNALAKQELEWMRTGAKARTTKQKARLQRAETLVYAPKKEQKQEMEIGFGAERLGNKIVEFHDVSKSWGEKKLLRSFDYLLEKGDRIGIIGPNGSGKTTLLEMIAGRTKPDSGRIEIGPTVKIGYYDQESRYLDDEKRVIEYIKEEAEQIKTKDGTLVSAAKMLERFLFAPSAQYNPIGNLSGGERRRLYLLRQLIGAPNVLLLDEPTNDLDIPTLRVLEDYLDTFPGCLVVVSHDRYFLDRTVEHIFAFEGDGIVRRYPGNYSVYLEMKAATAAEEQAAKPKPAPAAKPASESPKPTSSPKQRKLNSKEKRELEQLEQAIAEAEERQEAINAELSAAGSDFEAVQRLGDELHKIQEKLESDMERWGELAELA
- a CDS encoding DNA alkylation repair protein, which translates into the protein MISTINTRLEALADLPTAAILRGFFKTGPGEYGEGDRFRGIRVPVLRKLCREFRHAGIEVISELLESPWHEDRMLALLLLMERYRASSESGREELYDFYCSRSDRVNNWDLVDVSCPHIVGRHLQTRDRSPLYRFVESSNLWERRIAIVSTFHFIRDNNFTDTLILAERLLADPEELLHKATGWMLREVGKRDQPQLEAFLEEYATVMPRTMLRYAIERFPEEERLAYLKKR
- the ribD gene encoding bifunctional diaminohydroxyphosphoribosylaminopyrimidine deaminase/5-amino-6-(5-phosphoribosylamino)uracil reductase RibD, producing the protein MNPNVGMRPEDEGHMRRCLELAERGAGSVSPNPMVGSVIVHDGRVIGEGWHQKYGGPHAEPHAIASVEDEALLRQSTLYVNLEPCSHHGKTPPCADLIVEKCIPRVVVGCLDPHKKVAGKGIARLREAGVEVTVGVLEAESERLNEAFMTSHRKGRPFVALKTAQTLDGRIATSLGASKWITGEASRCEVHRLRCAYDAVLCGASTALADDAELTVRFCAGRQPLRVLLDPRLQVPHEFRIFNDAAKTLVFALRDEAEPVLVSQLEARGVEVVLIGQSEGTLDLAQVFAELHRRRVLSVMVEGGSRLSAAMVRSGIVDKYYVFIAPKLFGDDGLPSFGPLDVIRPDMATKLSFTRVERFGEDLLVEAYPVR
- a CDS encoding lmo0937 family membrane protein; its protein translation is MLETIAIILIILWLLGLVTSYTMGGLIHILLVIAIVVIVIRLIQGRRIL